From Pirellulales bacterium, the proteins below share one genomic window:
- a CDS encoding FliA/WhiG family RNA polymerase sigma factor, producing MTTAVAQDDIQEIWLQFKADPENQDLRNRLVEQYLPLVKYNGERIWARLPEGVELDDLVSAGVFGLMDAIDAFDLTRGVKFETYCVPRIRGAMLDELRTMDWVPRLVRSKASKLNEGLKTLEAKLGRAPSDAELAEYMQISIQELEKMMLDANAVNLISLNKKWYETDSYKDVREIDILEDKRGEDPTRRIQKTDLMRLVTKGLNRNERLIIILYYYEELTMKEIGATLDLSESRVSQMHSSIVQRLQSQLGRRRPEFAS from the coding sequence ATGACGACAGCGGTTGCGCAAGACGACATTCAAGAAATCTGGCTGCAATTCAAAGCCGATCCCGAGAACCAAGATTTGCGAAACCGCTTGGTCGAGCAATATCTGCCTTTGGTGAAATATAATGGTGAACGCATTTGGGCGCGGTTGCCCGAAGGCGTGGAACTCGACGACCTCGTTTCGGCCGGCGTCTTTGGCCTGATGGACGCCATCGATGCCTTCGACCTGACGCGCGGCGTGAAGTTCGAGACCTATTGCGTTCCCCGCATTCGCGGCGCTATGCTCGACGAGTTGCGCACGATGGATTGGGTGCCGCGTCTGGTCCGCTCCAAAGCGAGTAAGCTTAACGAAGGCTTGAAAACGCTCGAAGCGAAACTCGGCCGTGCCCCATCCGACGCCGAATTGGCCGAGTATATGCAAATCTCGATTCAAGAACTCGAGAAAATGATGCTCGATGCCAACGCGGTTAACCTCATCAGCCTCAATAAGAAATGGTACGAAACCGACAGCTATAAAGATGTCCGCGAGATCGACATTCTCGAAGACAAGCGCGGCGAAGACCCCACCCGACGCATTCAAAAAACCGATCTCATGCGGCTGGTCACGAAGGGGCTCAACCGCAACGAGCGGCTGATCATCATTCTATATTACTACGAAGAGTTGACGATGAAGGAAATCGGCGCCACGCTCGATCTCTCCGAAAGCCGCGTCAGCCAAATGCACAGTTCGATCGTACAGCGCCTGCAAAGCCAACTCGGTCGCCGCCGACCGGAGTTTGCCAGTTAG
- a CDS encoding TlpA family protein disulfide reductase, giving the protein MNAKTSSPWGRVVFWGVVALVVVTALIWRGMRPESNVASVTNDEAVGKQLSALDLQPLTGDGAAVSPETIQGKVVLMNYWDTTCGICMHELPHIVELWDRYRSKPDVQFLSVSASGEAMENLSTLRETTENLLKSKGISMPMYADPSGATQAGLAALLGMSEISYPATVIVDRRGIIRAVWRGYAVGDERIMEQMLSKLLAEQ; this is encoded by the coding sequence ATGAACGCAAAAACCAGTTCTCCATGGGGCCGTGTCGTGTTTTGGGGCGTCGTGGCGCTGGTCGTCGTCACTGCTTTGATATGGCGCGGCATGCGTCCTGAATCCAACGTGGCTTCGGTGACGAACGACGAGGCGGTTGGAAAGCAATTGTCCGCGCTTGATTTGCAGCCGCTAACGGGCGATGGCGCTGCAGTGTCGCCGGAAACCATCCAAGGCAAGGTCGTGCTGATGAACTATTGGGATACGACCTGCGGTATCTGTATGCATGAGTTGCCGCACATCGTGGAACTGTGGGACCGCTATCGCAGCAAGCCCGACGTCCAATTTCTGTCGGTATCCGCCAGCGGAGAGGCGATGGAGAATCTCTCGACGCTTCGGGAGACGACCGAGAATTTGTTGAAATCCAAAGGGATATCGATGCCGATGTACGCCGATCCCAGCGGAGCAACGCAAGCCGGCCTAGCCGCGCTGCTTGGCATGTCTGAGATCAGTTACCCAGCAACGGTGATCGTCGATCGGCGCGGGATCATTCGGGCCGTCTGGCGAGGCTATGCCGTCGGCGACGAACGAATCATGGAGCAAATGCTCTCGAAGCTGCTGGCGGAACAATGA
- the cyaB gene encoding class IV adenylate cyclase, protein MHIEVEQKFPLVDSEAIDRRLAEIGACRGSEMAQVDHYFNHPTRDFAQTDEALRLRQIGEANFVTYKGPKFDVATKTRRELELPLPVGAAMAESFTELLLALGFRKVATVRKLRRVFHLFWEGTEIEIALDEVERLGAFLEMELVADEAGVDAAKQRLTSLAAELQLTDSERRSYLELLLAVVK, encoded by the coding sequence ATGCACATCGAGGTCGAACAAAAGTTCCCGCTTGTCGATTCAGAGGCCATCGACCGCCGCTTGGCTGAGATCGGAGCATGTCGTGGTTCGGAAATGGCGCAAGTGGATCACTATTTCAATCACCCGACCCGCGATTTCGCGCAAACCGATGAGGCTTTGCGGCTAAGGCAAATCGGCGAAGCAAATTTCGTCACGTATAAAGGCCCCAAGTTCGACGTCGCCACAAAAACGCGTCGGGAGCTAGAATTGCCGCTGCCCGTCGGCGCGGCGATGGCTGAGTCGTTTACCGAACTGCTGCTTGCGCTGGGTTTTCGCAAAGTCGCCACGGTTCGCAAGCTGCGCCGCGTTTTTCACTTATTTTGGGAAGGGACTGAAATCGAAATCGCACTGGACGAAGTCGAGCGACTCGGCGCATTTTTGGAGATGGAACTGGTTGCGGATGAAGCAGGCGTTGATGCGGCCAAACAACGCCTAACATCACTGGCTGCGGAACTACAGCTTACCGATAGCGAGCGCCGCAGCTATCTCGAATTGCTGTTGGCAGTCGTAAAATAA